The Synechococcus sp. RS9909 genomic interval ATTCGGGCATTCCTGCCGCCATCGGGTATGCCCAGGCGAGCGGATTGGCGTTTGCCGATGGCCTGATCAAAAACCGCTACGTCGGTCGCACCTTCATTCAACCGACCCAGGCGATGCGGGAAGCGGGGATACGGGTGAAATTGAATCCGTTGCCGGATGTGCTGGCCGGTCAGCGGGTGGTGGTGATCGATGACTCGATCGTGCGCGGCACCACAAGCCGCAAGCTGGTGCAGGCCCTTCGCGATGCCGGTGCCACCGAGGTGCACATGCGGATCAGTTCCCCACCGGTCACCCATCCCTGTTTTTACGGCATCGACACCGACACCCAGGATCAGCTCATCGCCGCCCGTCTCACGTTGGCGGAGATCCAGGAGCATCTCAAGGTCGATTCCCTCGCCTATCTCAGCAAAGAAGGCATGGTGGAAGCGGCGCGGGCCAGTTCGTCCCAGTTCTGCACCGCCTGTTTTGACGGTGCCTATCCGGTGCCGATGGATGAGGCGATGCGCTCCAGCAAGCTCATGCTCGAGCCGGCCGGTGTGGCGGCCTCACTCCGCTGAGTCCTTCGTGCCGTTGATCAGCGGCACCAGAGCCTTCAGTCTCTCGCCTTCTCGCAGCGGCAGTTCCAGGCTGTCATCGGTGCTGATCGCTGTTCCGGCCAACCGTCCATGCCGCCCCTGGCTGGAGATCAAGCCCAGCAGCGGCGTCGCCAGGCAGACGGACACGAGGCGATCGTCCGGCGCAGCCGTCGCGTTCAGATCGATCGCCAGATCGCCCAGATCGCCGCGGTGGCACAGTCTCAGATCACCGAGAGGGCGTCGGATCAACCGACCCTGACGGGTGGCGGCGATCAACTGGCCGGGAGCATCGGCAGCCAGGCTGACAGCCCCGACCAGCTGTTCTCCCGGCAGCAGGCGCAGCGCCACCGGCCCCTGGGCCAGCTTCCCCATCAACGGCAGCGCCGTGTCATCCACCGGCAGCCGTAGCACCCGGCCGATGTCGGTCACCAGGGCGATCGTTCCCCCCTCGGAGCAGATCACTCCAGCCTGGAGGCTGACGCCCTCCTTGAGCTTCAGCACGCTGGCGGCCCGCCCCGACAGTTCCTGCAGGTCCTGCAAGGGCAGACGCTTGAAGCGACCATCGCTGCTCAGCAGACCGAGGGACAAAGTCCGGCTGGCGTGATCGTCGTCGGTGTCGGGAAGCTGCAGCAGGTTGATGACGGTTTCACCCTCCATGGCGGTGGGTAGAAACCGTTCGAGCGCTCCTGGCTGTTGTCCGGCGAATTCCCAGCGCACCAAGGCCACCCGGCCCTGGGCGGTGAGGGCCAGCAACCGGGGGGGTGGGGCGATCGGCAGGATCAGGCGGGCTGGTGACGGTTCATCGCCGAGGGCGGCGGCGTCCTGCAGATGCATCCGGCCCAGCACCTGGGGGCTGATCACCTTGACCTGGCCATCGGCTTGGATCAGCAGACGGGCATCGCCAGGAAGTGCGCCCAGGGCCTGCTTGCGTTGCAGTTCGGCATTCGGGCGTTGGCTGGCAGCCCGTTCGGCCAGCAGATGGTCGCCGCCTTCGATCAGGCGGGTGCGGCGCGGCGTGGCGAATCGTTTCCTGAGCTGCTTCAGTTCATCCACCAGAGCCGCCAGCAGAACGTCCCTTTGCTCGAGCAGGCGTTGCAGGCGACTGCGTTCCTGACGCAGTTCCTCGGCTTCTTTCCGCAGGCTCTCCTGCTCCAGTCCGGTGAGTCGACGCAGCGGCATCGCCAGAACGGCATCGGCCTGTCGTTCGCTCAGGTCGAGGTGCACCATCAGGCTGGCCCTGGCGCTGGCCGCATCCCGCGCCTCCTGGATCATGCTGATCACCTGTTGCAGTGCCTCGAGTGCGCGGTTGAGACCCTCCACCACCTCGAGGCGATCCTCGGTTTTGCGCAGGGCATGGCTGGTCCGACGGATCAGGGTCTGCTCGCGGTACTCGAGGAAGGTCTGCAGCAGCTGGCGCAGGGAGAGCTGCTGCGGTTGACCGTTCACCAGCGCCAGCAGGATGGCTCCGAAGTTGCTCTGCAGTGACGTCCGTCGTTGCAGGTCGGCAAGCACCTTGCCTGGATCGGAATCCCGCCTGAGTTCCACCACCACCCGCATGCCGTCGCGGTCGCTCTCATCCCGGATGTCAGCGATGCCACCGATGCGCCCCTCGTTCACCTGCTCCGCCAGCTTTTCGATCCAGCCCGCTTTGCTCAGTTGAAAGGGCAGTTCGGTGATCACCACGGCATTGCGCTTGTGGCGCCCCTTGCCCGGCTGCACCTCCTCGATGTGAGCCACGCCCCGCATCGGGATGCTGCCGCGACCCGACAGGTAGGTCTCCCGGACGCCACTGCCTAACAGCACTTCGCCGCCGGTTGGGAAATCCGGGCCGGGAATCAGGGTCAGGAGCTTGTCATCGCTCAGCTCCGGTTGGCGCACCAGGGCCACCAGGGCATCCACCACTTCGCCGAGATTGTGGGGCGGGATGTTGGTGGCCATGCCCACGGCAATCCCGGCACAGCCGTTGAGCAGCAGGAAAGGCAGCTGGGCCGGCAGCACGGTCGGTTCCTGCTGGGAGCCGTCGAAGTTCGGAGCGAAATCAACGGTGTCGTCGCCGATCTCATCGAGCAGTCCCTGATGGGCGATCGGAGCCAGGCGGGTTTC includes:
- a CDS encoding DNA topoisomerase (ATP-hydrolyzing) subunit A, with the protein product MAEERVQPIALHQEMQRSYLEYAMSVIVGRALPDARDGLKPVQRRILYAMHELGLTPDRPYRKCARVVGDVLGKYHPHGDQAVYDALVRLVQTFSSRHPLLDGHGNFGSVDDDPPAAMRYTETRLAPIAHQGLLDEIGDDTVDFAPNFDGSQQEPTVLPAQLPFLLLNGCAGIAVGMATNIPPHNLGEVVDALVALVRQPELSDDKLLTLIPGPDFPTGGEVLLGSGVRETYLSGRGSIPMRGVAHIEEVQPGKGRHKRNAVVITELPFQLSKAGWIEKLAEQVNEGRIGGIADIRDESDRDGMRVVVELRRDSDPGKVLADLQRRTSLQSNFGAILLALVNGQPQQLSLRQLLQTFLEYREQTLIRRTSHALRKTEDRLEVVEGLNRALEALQQVISMIQEARDAASARASLMVHLDLSERQADAVLAMPLRRLTGLEQESLRKEAEELRQERSRLQRLLEQRDVLLAALVDELKQLRKRFATPRRTRLIEGGDHLLAERAASQRPNAELQRKQALGALPGDARLLIQADGQVKVISPQVLGRMHLQDAAALGDEPSPARLILPIAPPPRLLALTAQGRVALVRWEFAGQQPGALERFLPTAMEGETVINLLQLPDTDDDHASRTLSLGLLSSDGRFKRLPLQDLQELSGRAASVLKLKEGVSLQAGVICSEGGTIALVTDIGRVLRLPVDDTALPLMGKLAQGPVALRLLPGEQLVGAVSLAADAPGQLIAATRQGRLIRRPLGDLRLCHRGDLGDLAIDLNATAAPDDRLVSVCLATPLLGLISSQGRHGRLAGTAISTDDSLELPLREGERLKALVPLINGTKDSAE